A portion of the Cryptomeria japonica chromosome 5, Sugi_1.0, whole genome shotgun sequence genome contains these proteins:
- the LOC131875765 gene encoding uncharacterized protein LOC131875765, with protein sequence MEEHNEKMQEKCACQNEMQRIQYHARKDIINKRRRENQHILLDEASTFEFSSSNNPFCLPSHPPQLQQIIEPNLFAQMQPPSPFSQNYYIASNKFRSKLDNLSNMSTCLVCMERYPNIKTKKYDGITTSHRCTLENNGHRFSKWNNMDLDQQPICLQRLSQIEGMLIARVSPVLQVTYARGGQLKYSDHTICFPRDITTIASYLSRRIHELDIIIINRESIGQEKYKFYVSRDRVHEALKYKMINDPYYKDVKLDELALTYLPISSTDISNLLYATISTTNPGDAEFMQSDIIEDDALQENMESRSSFVENILLALREVEEVCSLLQLGKGQPTPTLNWPPISLSPINEYTTEGLFAMVFPTLFPKGSTIFKQQRIKEVKLHEYALHLLRYHDNRFGQYPRFRYFILNILMCH encoded by the coding sequence ATGGAAGAACACAATGAAAAGATGCAAGAAAAGTGTGCTTGCCAAAATGAAATGCAACGCATACAGTACCATGCAAGGAAAGATATTATTAACAAAAGAAGACGAGAAAACCAACACATCCTTCTTGATGAAGCTTCCACATTTGAATTCTCTTCATCTAATAATCCTTTTTGTCTACCATCACATCCACCTCAATTACAACAGATAATTGAGCCCAACCTTTTTGCCCAAATGCAACCTCCATCacctttctctcaaaattattacaTTGCTAGTAATAAATTTCGTTCAAAGTTGGATAACCTCTCAAACATGTCAACATGTTTGGTTTGTATGGAAAGATATCCTAACATCAAAACTAAGAAATATGATGGAATAACTACTTCTCATAGATGCACATTAGAAAATAATGGTCATCGATTCTCAAAATGGAACAATATGGATCTTGATCAACAACCTATCTGTTTGCAAAGACTATCTCAAATTGAGGGGATGTTGATTGCAAGGGTTAGCCCGGTACTTCAAGTTACTTATGCTAGGGGAGGGCAACTCAAATATAGTGACCACACTATTTGTTTTCCTCGAGATATTACTACAATTGCATCCTACTTGTCAAGGCGTATACATGAAttagatataataataataaatagggAAAGCATTGGGCAAGAAAAATATAAGTTTTATGTTAGTAGAGATCGTGTTCATGAAGCATTGAAATATAAGATGATAAATGACCCATACTATAAAGATGTAAAGTTAGATGAACTTGCATTAACATATTTACCCATTTCCTCTACTGACATCTCAAACCTTCTATATGCAACAATTTCAACCACTAATCCAGGAGATGCAGAGTTCATGCAATCAGATATTATAGAGGATGATGCATTACAAGAGAACATGGAATCACGGTCTTCATTTGTGGAAAATATTCTACTTGCACTTAGAGAGGTTGAAGAGGTGTGCTCTTTACTACAACTAGGGAAAGGACAACCAACTCCTACTCTAAATTGGCCACCCATTTCTCTATCCCCCATAAACGAATACACCACTGAAGGATTGTTTGCAATGGTATTTCCCACTTTGTTTCCAAAAGGAAGCACCATATTCAAACAACAACGCATCAAAGAAGTTAAGTTACATGAATATGCTCTGCATCTTCTACGATACCATGATAATAGATTTGGGCAATACCCACGATTTAGATACTTCATACTAAACATATTGATGTGTCATTGA